The genomic region TGCAGCTACTTTAGCGTCAGTGCATTACTAAGACAACTTACGGTGTTTTATAAAGTCGCTAACTACGTAGCAGGTTAGCATAATTTGATAAAAATATATTAGTAGAATGCCGTATTTACTTAGAAACTCATTTTAGAGCAGCCGACTACCAAGCTAGCATTGGGGAGCCATTGTAGTGACTGGGATTGGCTGGCTAGCTTGCCCACTAGCTTACATCTGTGGACGTGCTCTTGACTATCAGTGGAAGTAGCGTTAATTATTAGCCAGAACACCTGTAAATGTTCAGAGAGAATGTGAGTCAGTTCAGTACAATTTCTCACAATCAGACAACAGATAAAGTGGAAGATTTTAGAAAGTATGGGATTCTTGTAACATAAAGTCTGGCTCAGTTAGCACTATTTAAACATGACGTATGAATTACCCTCACCCAAACACCAAAGAGTTTGACACCTGCAACTTAACCAATGACATTATCTCCTTCaggcaaacatttctaaaacaaaaatgacaacagaaaataattttctcCCTACAAAGGTATATGGCACTTTTTACAGTGTACCCATATGTATGTTTGTACCGACGCGAGAGAAAATGTGCCGTATTGATGATGAGCACCATCTGTCTGCACACTAGTTGAACGCCAGGGTGAACAGACGCTCCTGAACACATCTTCTGTGAAGCATCGCCGTCACGTCTACGCGTCAAACTTTAACAAGGACAGAAATACACATACGCTTcccactgtaaaaaataaaataaaagagtgAACCACTTTACACGTTGAACCAGCCATACTCTGCATGCACCAATACGAATGAAGATTTGGATGAATATGTATTTGTTACATACTTGAAATACATACGAGAGGCACCAGCTCAAATTTAACTAACCGCACTCTTATACGTTATGACGTTTGGCCAGATTTGGCAAAGGATGCGTTTGTGCATGTACTATCAAGGCAgctgaaacttaaaaaaaaaaaaactacagaggcgCTGAAACACATGTAATCAGTATGCAAGGCAAACAAAGTTTTACAGCTTTTATCTTTTTTCATTCACAAAATATTTAAAACAAACGTCACTTGACGAGTCATAAATGATGataatttatgcatttttaattattttttcttttcaggaTGATGGAATACCTGAATAACTGTTGTACAGAATAGAGATTTGTTTAACTAGTCATTTAATGTGGTTTCCCCATGTTGTATCCACAAGGGGGAGCTCTGACTCAATAGCACCGAGGGATAGGCAGCTGGGAGTTGAGAGATGAAAAGTCCACCTCTAGTCTTCCATATGGTCTATCCGAGTCGGGATAAAACCAGTTGGTTTTAGAGCCAAAACCTGCCCAAGCTCCAAAATTATTCGATCGTCCACACGGTGAGTCACAGCTGAGGGCTACAGGGCCAAGAGTCCAAATTCCTTGAAGCAAAAACACATTCAAGCCCTGCATGTCCTCGTGTTTGTGCACAGATCCTACCTTCCCTTCacccactcactcattcatccacACTAATTCTGTTATAGGGGCACTCCAAAGGAAGGGAAAGTATAAAACATACCAAAGTAAAGCACAGGATCTGTTTTCTTAACAGTCGCTCGTTGACATTCATCCGGTGTTGCGTCGTTTGCTGAAATCAGATGCATAGACTCAAAGCAGGGGAGGATGGAGACGCGGAGACGGGGAAGAGAGGATGGATGAAAGGCAGAGCTGAAGCAGCAGCAGGGAAGAGGGGAAAAAGAAAACGATGGCGAAGCTGTGCCACATGGAAACGGTCGCATGAGCCTGAGGAGAATGAGAGAGAGACGATGATGTatgcacagagacagacagaatcAGTGCTCCGGCCGCAAGACAGAGGAGGAGGGCGACATAAAAACACCAAAATCGAAATGGATAAAACAAGCAGAGCCAATTCAACCTCACAATGTAACGCAGCGGGAACATTAGGGGATTAGCAACTGGTGTTTTTCCCACATGTTCTAGTGGAAAGCGCGGGACTGGAAGTTCGGTGACGTGGTGACTTCTTTTTGGGCCGGAAACCTCGTTAATAAATTCACATGAGTGACTAATCAAATCCACAACCAATGTTTTTCCACTAATATGTTAGCTAAAAACGTCATTATTAATTTACAGCATCAAAACAGAAGATTTTAGTTGTAACCATCTACGAGAAGCTGTCTTCTGCTTTTGTAACGTGTTTCGTTAGCGGCGAAGCATCGCGTGAATTTAGGCATCGTCATTAGAGACAGTGACACTGGGAACTGTGGGGTTAAATTATTTAGTAAAATTGCTAACTGGGTAGCAGCCCGTTGTTGCCTAACAAGCATATATTAGCGAGGTACGCCACTTGCTCACAAACAAGCTCAAGAGGCCCATTTTTAAAtcagctacatgctaactaaTCAAGGGAGTCCATTGTATTTTGGGGAACTTTcaactagtcctagggtccactagtgctAGTATCAAGGACAGCATGTTGAAGTTGCATTTACaattatggtaggctatatgttgtactAAAGTAGATTAAGTCATGTTACAATAGTGTGACTATTAAAAACCTAATTAATTATTTATAGACaaaagtacaattaaaggtgattaatggtgtatgtcaacagaatcatgttttattttttgtaaatggaacaaaactggatctggtttgtctgctatttgaaattattacatttatttgtgaactttaaaattagtttgggggttgtaatatacaccatcaaataatataaagacatTTGGACCATTGGatcttaggaccagtggaccctctcTGTATTTTCAGAAGGTACCACTTGTCAGAAGTTGTGGTAAGGTGAGGGTTAGGTTTAGCAGTTAGAGATAAGGATTTTCTAACTACCAGACCTTCTATCAATAAGGGTATTGCTTTAAACTAGCATGGAGAGCTATTGTAGTGATTGAGCTAGTTGATACAATAAGCTCGCTCACTAGAGAGTAAACCAACAATTATGTTAGGTCCATGTATTTGTCCTCTCTTGTATTCTCAAAGTGCAAGGGTTTAGTCTTTCATCGTACAGAATGTAGCATACATTTTGGGTGAGAGCTTTCCTCGTCATCTCACAGGTTAATAATATTAAAACTGCTTCAAATTAAGAACTAGGGCCAATTCATTAAAAAGGTATAATgggttcatacactcaacaaaaatataaacgcaacacttttggttttgctcccattttgtatgagatgaactcaaagatctaaaactttttccacatacacaatatcaccatttccctcaaatattgttcacaaaccagtctaaatctgtgatagtgagcacttctcctttgttaagataatccatcccacctcacaggtgtgccatatcaagatgctgattagacaccatgattagtgcacaggtgtgccttagactgcccacaataaaaggccactctgaaaggtgcagttttgttttattgggggggggggggggtccactcctcttcaatggctgtgcgaagttgctggatattggcaggaactggtacatgctgtcgtatacaccggttcAGAGCGtccaaaacatgctcaatgggtgacatgcccggtgagtatgccggccatgcaagaactgggacattttcagcttccaagaattgtgtacagatccttgcaacatggggccgtgcattatcctgctgcaacatgaggtgatgttcttggatgtatggcacaacaatgggcctcaggatctcgtcacggtatctctgtgcattcaaaatgccatcaataaaatgcacctgtgttcttcgtccataacagatgcctgcccataccataaccccaccgccaccatgggccactcgatccacaacattgacatcagaaaaccgctcacgcacacgacgccacacacgctgtctgccatctgccctggacagtgtgaaccgggattcatccgtgaagagaacacctctccagcgtgccagacgccagcgaatgtgagcatttgcccactcaagtcggttacgacgatgaactggagtcaggtcgagaccccgatgaggacgacgagcatgcagatgagcttccctgagacggtttctgacagtttgtgcagaaattctttggttatgcaaaccgattgtttcagcagctgtccgagtggctgctctcagacgatcttggaggtgaacatgctggatgtggaggtcctgagctggtgtggttacacgtggtctgcggttgtgaggctggttggatgtactgccaaattctctgaaacgcctttggagacggcttatggtagagaaatgaacattcaatacatgagaacagctctggttgacattcctgctgtcagcatgtcaattgcacgctccctcaaatcttgcgacatctgtggcattgtgctgtgtgatacaactgcacctttcagagtggccttttattgtgggcagtctaaggcatacctgtgcactaatcatggtgtctaatcagcatcttgatatggcacacctgtgaggtgggatggattatctcagcaaaggagaaatgctcactattacagatttagactggtttgtgaacaatatttgatggaaatggtgatattgtgtatgtggaaaaagttttagatctttgagttcatctcatacaaaatgggagcaaaaccaaaagtgttgcgtttatatttttgttgagtatattttcaaTATATATTTTCCGTGTCAGTTGGGATAGCCGTCTTAATACTGGCAAAGAGCTGTGACTTTCTAAATGTTAAATCATGGCTCCGAGGTACACTGGTGGTTCTGGGATCCCCTTCGACTTGCAAGGTGAGGGGAAAGCGGTGCTGCTTGTGTTCTCGTTCTAAACCTAGCCCAAGAAGTGGAAGCATGAACATAGAGTGAGGACATGTGCACACAAACCCCAAACGTCGCTATCTTCTCTTGCTTTCTCCTGTTTCACTGCTCGCACTCTCGCCTAcgcacacataaaaaaagaagaacaaaagaacacAAGAGCACACATGCACATTGCTAAGTCTCCTCTGGTCTGTTTGTAGTTTTTAACAGTCTTTCGATCCCATCACCAGAGACTAAAGTAAATAAAACCCTGTTCAAGAGAACCTGGCCTGCTTCATGCTCTCCCTACAGAAAAATCCACAGGCATCGTTTCGTCGGCACGCTCTCTTCGAACATGCGGAATGCTGTTTGGCTCcttgatgtgtttgtctgtcgTGTCAGCGGTTCATTGTCCAtgtttcttgctgctctgcgctAAACTTGTCTTTGTATCCGCAAACGATAGATATGATACATTTATCTTTGTACACAATACAAACAGTACAATCCCATTAAACGTGTATGGCCATCTAGCACGTGTGAAGAAACAAAACAGAAGCCAAAAGGGGCCAAAATGATTAATCAACACTCATCGAGTGATGACAAACAACAAAATGAAGCAACACAAAAGCTGCATTGTGTAAACGACTTTTGACagtcacacaaaaaagaaaagtgcTTGCGttgaaaaatgctgttttttttggcGGGGTGCCTCTGCAGAAGGCTTCGTCAAACTCCACATATGCGATCTTTGCACGTGCGACAAACTCACTGACGTGCTCATGCTTCATCTTTGGTGGCAAAAGGCCTCCCATCCCCACCCCCCGCGACTTGTCCTTGTAAATCCCGCTATTCGTCTCCATCTACTGAGGTCTACTGCTGGATGGACAACAGAGAGCAGAGAAAGCATTGATGCTCAGCGGTGTGGGTGTATTTACATACCAAGGCACCACACCATCTGTTCATGGAATTCAAAAGGCATCCAGTAATGTAGGGAATCCTTCTTGAGGGATTTCATGGACCAATAAGTGAATGACTTGAAGTCTCACACTCTCTGTAGTTATTCCATTCATTTCTACGGCTCCTCCTGTCGTATCTCGGCGGTTTGGAGTGCATCTTTATCAGGAACACTGGTAATTATCATCCAGGAATAAAGACATCCAAACTGTAATCCTGATATTCCCAGCATCTGCCCATCCATCCTTCTAGCCATCTCACCCCCTGACAAATTTCCTGCCACCTGCAGAGAAGCATCGTTGAGACATGAAGTTAAACGTCCGCCGCTCACTTCCACAGATTTCTTGCTTTATTGGAGGGACCAGTTTGTCAGGGATCAATACTGAAGCTCCAATCTCGAGAGTGAACATTCTGggcattctaaaaaaaaaaataaaaaaaaatcaatcagtaGATGGAGCAGTTGAGCTGGACTTTTCTTCAGAAGGCCCCGTCTGTCCGCTGTAGGAGTCAGATTGCAGAATTGCTTGGATGTTTATTAACTTTATCAATAAATCATGGATTCCGCTAGCGTTCATTGATGATACATCCATTCATTGATCAACGGATTTTCCGTTAGTGGATGCCTCCTCGCCTCCCTCCACAGAGGTTGAATTAGGAAACTCGGTGACACGCCGCGCCAGAGGGTTTGTGCTTTTGAGGAGCTCCATGGCGGAGACCCTGGCTCCTCCGCTGGTAGACTTGTTGCCTTTCTTCTGAAGCAGAGCCATGAAATTCTCATTTCGAGAACTTGATCTCTGGCTGTTGCCCATGGTCAGATTTCGTTGTTCACCGCAGCTGGTACTGTGCTTGACTGGTGACACCAGGCTCTGGCGACTGCCGAAGGAGTCTGACGGCTCTTTACGACCTAGAACCTTCCGCTTGGACCTAGAAAGACAAGAACAGAGAACAATTATGACAAAAGATATGACCGGAGAAAGAACTGTTAGCAGGtgtttctgttcattatttaaAGATTAGTACCCAAAACAGATGAGTCCCATGTTATCAAAGTAAAACTCTAAGGTGTGTAACTACAAAAGGGACTCTGTCCGTTCTTGTAAAAAATGAAACATTGACCTGTGTTTGCTTCCTGCTTTTTTCTCTACCTTTCATGCTGTTTTCAGATAAAACATGTTGCTTAGAGACTCAGTAAAAGCTTACTGTTGATCCCAGTAACCTACAGTACATGTAGCTGTTGCTAAGAAACCTTCTGATCCATCTCCCAAAACCGTCTCTCCAACACAAAGTATCACATGTTCTGTGTTCAAACAAGCTGGTTGGCCAGTTTGTTGTGGGCAGAGAGGGCATGGAGGCTATGCGGTTGTCCTGATCTTGTTTATGTACAAGATTGGTGAAAAGTTTTGGAAAGTTGGTTCTTGGGACTGGTCTGTGGTGACACTGACCCCTAAAGGCCTTTTATGGAAATGCATGTGCCACTACACATAAGCTCTGTGTGTTATACACACCTGTGTATAATGGTGAACAGATCTTCAGTTGTGTGTGTGGTCGGCGTACTCGCCAACAGGTCGTCGTCCATTTCCTCAGCAATGTGTAACGCTGTCGTCTCACTGGCTGCCGAGCTGGTCTCTTCCATTGTGTCATCTGGAATAAAAGAATGCGTTTAGCTTTAATGCAAAGGGTCAAACTTGACTTGCTACCCTGACCCTCTTCGTTTCCATGAACTAGGTATCCTCATGTCACAGACATACCTGTCCCAATCCCGGCGCCGCCCATCTTCCCTTCCAACTCTGTGAGGGACGAATCCTGGAGAGTCGACTGAAGAGACGATTCTTTAGAACTTTCCTCCTCTGTTTCTATGTGGTTTTCATCTCCTTCAGGCATATCAGGAACACTTGGAGTATTGGGCAGGTCTTCTGGTGGAAATACTCCTACAGGAGACCGCAGGCCCACGGGGCTGTCAGCTTGCAGTGTCTGGCGGTCTGTGCTGCCATTTGATGACGAGTGGACAGATGTGGGAAGTAGCAGGACATTTGGCTTTTTAGGAACCGGGGGTGGGACCTGGAAAGTAAAGTGTTTACATTGTACTTCACTGTTAATGTTAATGCGTGTGGACATGAACACTAACATAGAGGACTCCATCCAACAGTCTATCTTTGTGTACTGACTCAATCTTCAGGAAGTTGCACTGCCAAAAGTAAACAGGAACCCTTAAGATCTACCATAAACCATTTTCAAAGAGATGTCAACCTCACCTTGGGTTTCTTTTTGTCAGAGAGCTCTGACAAACAGGATATTGTCATCCTTGAGGGTAGTGTCTTGCTCTTGTCTGGGAGCTCTGGGGCTTCTTCATTACTGCAAGGGGAGGGAAGAGACCCTCCTTCCTCCGGCCCAAGCTGAAATACTTGGTCTGGGTAAAATTCTGGCTCTGTTGCTGGATCTTCCAAGAGAGGTTGGGGATCTGGAAGGGGTGGGAGGTCGAAGAGGGACTGGGAGTGCGAAAGGAAGGAGTGATCGTAGACAGCTTGTCGAGTGCTTATGGAAATTGAATCAGGTAATACTGAAGGAGTTATGGTAGGCTGTGGTGGAGGTTTTTTAGGTTTGGGTTTTTTCATGACTTTGTAGATGTTGCCAAGGGGCATGGGCCGATCCACGGGTGAAGCAGGAGGAGAATCAATGGAGATTGGGGACGTCGAAGAGGGGGAATTTGACTTGAGAAGCAGGTTTAAGGGTCGCTTGGGTAAAGGCGGCTTGATAGCAACGGGTGGTTTTGGTCTTGGTGCAGTTGGGGGTGGGCTGACATCTTCGCCTAGGTCTCGACCATGCTGCTCTTCTTCTATTGTGTCGGATGCCCCATCAGGACAGTCTTCCAGGTCACCGCGGGAGACTGCACGGAGACGAACAGTCTTTAACTCATTCTGGGTAACCATAGGCAATGCCTGTGAAGAGTTGGGGCTGATTTTCCCAGGTTTTGCAGCTGTCGACGTGTCGGAATGCCGCCTGCTTGCTTTCTGTTTTggtttgattgatgacagctccAGATGTGCATTCCCAGGCATCTCAAAGGACAGTCTTGACCTCGCTGCTGGGTCTTTAGGTGATGGTAATGATGATTTCCTTTCTGGTATCTTTGGGCGCATCTTGCATCCAGACGTCACTGTTTTTCCCACTGTTCCTGGACCCGATATGTGACTGAGTGGAACGGTCGGCGTGGGAGTCTCTGACTGGCTGGAATAACCACTCGATGGGGACATAAATCCTGGTGGTTTAAAGGGAGAGGAGGCCTTGATGTCCGTTTCCACTGAAAGCTGTGAGGGCGAGGTGGCTCTGGAGGTGGAGGGAGAGTCAAGCAGTGATTCTGAGCTGCCTCTGACTTTCATACATTCAATCACCGTTGTTCCAGTGGCAGTGCTCGAACCTGACAGAGATCTGGAGGCAGACCAGAGTGCAGAAGCTTTGAATAtaacactttacagtgatgcaacCAAGCATGTGAAATTCTCATCAATAATATCTGGGGGGATGTTCAGACATAAAATATACAAAAGGCTAATTCTCTTTGATGCATAATACTTGAATCGTTGTTACTGGAGCCACTGAAAAAGCCTTTTAACAGAGAACTACACAGATAATTCTGTAAATGAGCACCTAATAGGCAAgatctgatttttttattttttttttacctgtaggGGTCATTCTTCCAGTCTCCCAGCTGCCAGTGAGTAGAGAAGTTCAGCTCTGTCTCGCCCTCTCTGTCCGGTGCCTGGATTTCCAGGCTTGGGGGCCCGTCACTGTTCCCATGGCCCAGCTCTCCCTCACTAACACCATGTTTAGAGGAACAGGATGAAGTGGGCAGAAGAAAATCAGGCTGGAAGTCTGGAAAGTGGTCTCTAGGTATGTGCAGACTCTTTGGCCGACCGTCCCGGTAAAGACCGCCATCGCGGTGGATTCGTCCTTCGGCTTCTCCAAGGTTCTTCATGAGAGAAACACTCCGCACGGGTGGTGGTGGTTTGCGCCTGGATTTCTTCAGCGAGATGGATCGGGAACGCAGCCGCAATCGGCCATCAACGCTGTAGTCTGACGCTGTGACGGATATTGTGTCAGCGGTACTGGTGCTGTCTTCAGAGCTCCCGCTAGGGTAGAG from Thalassophryne amazonica chromosome 23, fThaAma1.1, whole genome shotgun sequence harbors:
- the nhsl2 gene encoding NHS-like protein 2, encoding MPFCKRTILPKDVCKPDRAALRDARPQAEVFGDLADVCGFTLCSVLRQLSDLSRHSVSILEELEGELVSVCRRSCALESRVVLLQRRVTELVSKPPPRTTSGLEAESSRRAHFRSPWQQSVNVFGSWSRPDCVEELHQQAQLNLQSLLQDFEEQLYDSKLTGQTFRHPSSQSSDDTSTSLSRSPVSVNNKRPDFIFLPASKQLYEDETTSSVFGLRSVINPSPSPSPSPCSSDRPLLGCSSNNSSSSSTVTSATTGPPVAEKPRWHLGRRTPHFIPLDITGEAGGGGGGKFHGVDLLQHSPSPSPSLGDPFPHQPRSLELVTDTPHQNLPLRKTHSDLETTLPADNPSEQRVSDQIHQGTMDHSGLLCSSTPSSSWNGPKGSTFSPGAWGEAYSYSTNKGPAVPPKQHSIVVNTRGGTADGVVLVNTGQSVSSHSSSFIATSEPLGRGGTNMAGVSLAAVMMGKRTETEGAAADAGRGGGGGGEGGRGRERSARSIAAANAFRFRERSLSTPTDSDSVCLPDKNSADQPAGNNAASTGNGNVMGITDHQQHYSFMGLGENYAFLYPSGSSEDSTSTADTISVTASDYSVDGRLRLRSRSISLKKSRRKPPPPVRSVSLMKNLGEAEGRIHRDGGLYRDGRPKSLHIPRDHFPDFQPDFLLPTSSCSSKHGVSEGELGHGNSDGPPSLEIQAPDREGETELNFSTHWQLGDWKNDPYRSLSGSSTATGTTVIECMKVRGSSESLLDSPSTSRATSPSQLSVETDIKASSPFKPPGFMSPSSGYSSQSETPTPTVPLSHISGPGTVGKTVTSGCKMRPKIPERKSSLPSPKDPAARSRLSFEMPGNAHLELSSIKPKQKASRRHSDTSTAAKPGKISPNSSQALPMVTQNELKTVRLRAVSRGDLEDCPDGASDTIEEEQHGRDLGEDVSPPPTAPRPKPPVAIKPPLPKRPLNLLLKSNSPSSTSPISIDSPPASPVDRPMPLGNIYKVMKKPKPKKPPPQPTITPSVLPDSISISTRQAVYDHSFLSHSQSLFDLPPLPDPQPLLEDPATEPEFYPDQVFQLGPEEGGSLPSPCSNEEAPELPDKSKTLPSRMTISCLSELSDKKKPKVPPPVPKKPNVLLLPTSVHSSSNGSTDRQTLQADSPVGLRSPVGVFPPEDLPNTPSVPDMPEGDENHIETEEESSKESSLQSTLQDSSLTELEGKMGGAGIGTDDTMEETSSAASETTALHIAEEMDDDLLASTPTTHTTEDLFTIIHRSKRKVLGRKEPSDSFGSRQSLVSPVKHSTSCGEQRNLTMGNSQRSSSRNENFMALLQKKGNKSTSGGARVSAMELLKSTNPLARRVTEFPNSTSVEGGEEASTNGKSVDQ